In Colius striatus isolate bColStr4 chromosome 17, bColStr4.1.hap1, whole genome shotgun sequence, the following proteins share a genomic window:
- the PGAM5 gene encoding serine/threonine-protein phosphatase PGAM5, mitochondrial isoform X1, whose translation MSFRRALALAACGLAGGSVLFSAVAVGKQPARSGDAEPRPGGSAAATVSPASAAPPGLLLLPPAAASCPPAPGWIERPASTGGYWDSNWDRREPLALINLKKKNDETGEEELAARLDHCKAKATRHIFLIRHSQYNLDGRADKDRTLTPLGREQAELTGRRLASLGLKFDQIIHSSMTRATETTEIISKYLPGVRKISTDLLREGAPIEPDPPVSHWKPEAVQYYEDGARIEAAFRNFIHRADVKQEEDSYEIFVCHANVIRYIVCRALQFPPEGWLRMSLNNGSITHLVIRPNGRVALRALGDTGFMPPDKITRT comes from the exons ATGTCGTTCCGCCGCGCCTTGGCTCTGGCCGCCTGCGGCTTGGCTGGCGGCTCCGTCCTGTTCTCTGCCGTTGCCGTGGGCAAGCAGCCGGCCCGCAGCGGCGACGCCGAGCCGCGGCCGGGGggctccgccgccgccaccgTTTCCCCTGCGTCCGCCGCGCCGCCCGGGTTGTTGCTGCTGccgcccgccgctgcctccTGCCCGCCGGCCCCCGGATGGATCGAGAGACCCGCCAGTACCGGCGGCTACTGGGACAGCAACTGGGACAG ACGTGAACCACTGGCTCTTATCaacctcaaaaagaaaaatgacgAAACGGGGGAAGAAGAACTGGCGGCACGTTTAGATCACTGCAAAGCCAAAGCCACCAGGCACATCTTCCTCATCCGTCACTCGCAGTACAATTTGGATGGCCGGGCTGACAAGGACCGAACTCTGACCCCACTGG GTCGTGAGCAGGCTGAACTGACTGGACGCAGGCTGGCGAGCTTGGGATTAAAATTTGATCAGATTATCCACTCCTCCATGACTAGAGCAACTGAAACAACTGAAATTATAAGCAAATATCTCCCAG GAGTCAGGAAAATTAGTACTGATCTGCTGAGAGAGGGAGCACCTATAGAACCAGACCCTCCAGTCTCTCACTGGAAGCCAGAAGCCGTG caGTATTACGAGGACGGAGCGCGAATTGAGGCCGCTTTCCGAAACTTCATACACAGAGCTGATGTGAAGCAGGAAGAGGACAGCTACGAGATCTTTGTCTGCCACGCCAACGTCATCCGCTACATCGTGTGCAG AGCGCTGCAGTTCCCCCCCGAGGGCTGGCTGCGGATGTCCCTCAACAACGGCAGCATCACTCACCTGGTGATCCGCCCCAACGGGCGCGTGGCTCTGCGGGCGCTGGGCGACACCGGCTTCATGCCTCCGGACAAGATCACGCGCACCTGA
- the ZDHHC8 gene encoding palmitoyltransferase ZDHHC8 isoform X2, protein MPSSTGKRFKPTKYIPVSTAAALLVGSTTLFFVFTCPWLTKAISPAIPVYNGLVFLFVLANFSMATFMDPGVFPRADEDEDKDDDFRAPLYKNVEIKGIQVRMKWCATCHFYRPPRCSHCSVCDNCVEDFDHHCPWVNNCIGRRNYRYFFLFLLSLSTHMVGVFTFGLIFVLNHMEKLGAAHTTITMAVMCVAGLFFIPVIGLTGFHIVLVARGRTTNEQVTGKFRGGVNPFTRGCCGNVEHVLCSPLSPRYIVEPKKKQAVSVKPPFLRPDLSERQITVKISDNGIQANLKRSKSKISLEGLEDKNMDVQPPLPPKGDPSKYSELKGQLGTSEEGGLSPKLISPPTPAMYKYRPAFSNTPKVHYHATAEQITMQEGHSQGALIEEDVRSLDYQSEPSLDIPSYRKSSLHKTYQSSPLQIDSFVINSRSLSLKSAGRRGTDKVPLHPIKSEGAASTPYKSIFSPNSLSNRNGSLSYDSLLNPMSPSGRKCIAHSAVSSVGYHSPYLSAKMCHLRGSELQRQPPQSFSPVLGGPAPHQRDPSPVRYDNLSKTIMASIQERKEMEEREKLLHSHPDSVFADSGVYDTPSSYSLQQVSTLSEDPRSMAMRYGSRDNLMAATSFSTRNPMLQSSVSSLSSAMTRAPRTSTTSLQADLANNNVQSHQALQGRVSNGSYKSPGHQVPSSPTGMPRSPSYGGPKAVSFVNTVEITEVQSVGAQRDDMQLKTPHSKINGQPKGISRLGSTSSSQGTPVSPARHSNVKKVSGVGGTTYEISV, encoded by the exons GTGCCCCTGGTTGACAAAAGCCATCTCCCCAGCCATCCCAGTGTACAATGGGCTCGTGTTCTTGTTTGTACTGGCAAACTTCAGCATGGCAACTTTCATGGACCCTGGAGTTTTCCCACGAG cagatgaagatgaagataaaGACGACGACTTCCGAGCTCCACTTTACAAGAATGTGGAGATTAAAGGAATCCAAGTACGGATGAAATGGTGTGCCACCTGCCACTTCTACCGCCCCCCACGCTGCTCTCACTGCAGCGTCTGTGACAACTGCGTTGAG GATTTTGACCATCACTGCCCATGGGTCAACAATTGTATAGGACGGAGGAACTACcgctatttttttctcttcttgttgTCCTTAAGTACACACATGGTTGGAGTGTTCACCTTTGGGCTCATCTTCGTACTAAACCACATGGAAAAGCTGGGAGCAGCTCACACTACCATTAC AATGGCTGTTATGTGTGTGGCTGGGTTATTTTTTATTCCAGTCATTGGTCTCACTGGCTTCCACATTGTTCTAGTGGCCCGAGGGCGCACAACGAATGAACAG GTGACAGGTAAATTCCGTGGGGGAGTGAATCCTTTCACCCGAGGATGCTGTGGAAATGTGGAAcatgtgctctgcagccccttgtCTCCCAG GTACATAGTTGAGCCCAAGAAAAAGCAAGCTGTGAGTGTGAAGCCTCCTTTCCTCAGACCTGATTTATCTGAGCGACAGATCACAGTGAAGATCAGTGACAATGGGATCCAAGCCAACCTCAAGCGGAGCAAG TCTAAAATTAGCCTGGAAGGTCTGGAGGATAAAAATATGGATGTGCAACCACCTCTCCCACCTAAAGGAGATCCAAGCAAGTACTCTGAGCTAAAAGGACAACTGGGGACCAGTGAAG aAGGTGGCCTTTCACCCAAACTCATCAGCCCTCCTACACCTGCCATGTACAAGTATCGACCGGCTTTCAGCAACACTCCCAAAGTCCACTACCATGCTACAGCTGAGCAG ATCACCATGCAGGAGGGACACAGTCAAGGGGCTCTGATAGAAGAGGATGTCAGGAGCCTCGATTACCAGTCCGAACCGAGCTTGGACATCCCCAGCTACCGAAAGAGCTCCCTCCACAAGACCTATCAGTCTTCCCCACTCCAGATAGATTCCTTTGTCATCAATTCACGATCCCTGAGCCTGAAATCTGCTGGCAGAAGAGGGACAGACAAAGTGCCCCTTCATCCAATAAAGTCTGAAGGGGCAGCTTCCACCCCTTACAAAAGCATCTTTTCCCCCAATTCTCTGTCAAACAGAAATGGGAGTCTTTCATATGACAGTTTGTTAAACCCCATGTCTCCCTCGGGGAGGAAGTGCATCGCCCATTCTGCAGTCAGCTCTGTTGGGTACCACTCCCCGTATTTATCAGCCAAAATGTGCCATCTGCGGGGGAGTGAGCTGCAGCGCCAACCACCACAGAGCTTCAGCCCAGTGCTGGGGGGTCCAGCTCCACATCAGCGAGACCCCTCCCCAGTCCGCTATGATAACCTTTCCAAAACCATTATGGCATCCAtccaggagaggaaggagatggaagagagggagaagctCCTGCACTCCCACCCTGATTCAGTGTTTGCAGACTCAGGTGTCTATGACACCCCCAGCTCTTACAGCCTTCAGCAAGTCAGCACGCTGTCTGAAGACCCACGCAGCATGGCGATGAGATACGGATCGAGAGACAATCTGATGGCTGCTACCAGTTTTAGCACAAGGAACCCTATGCTGCAGTCCTCAGTCTCCTCACTCTCAAGTGCAATGACAAGAGCACCAAGGACttccacaacttctctgcaAGCTGATTTAGCCAATAATAATGTCCAGTCTCATCAGGCACTACAGGGCAGGGTGAGCAATGGCTCCTACAAATCCCCAGGCCACCAGGTCCCATCATCCCCCACAGGGATGCCTAGGTCACCCTCTTATGGAGGCCCGAAGGCTGTCTCGTTTGTAAACACTGTGGAAATTACAGAGGTGCAATCAGTGGGAGCACAAAG gGATGACATGCAGTTGAAGACacctcatagtaaaataaatGGACAGCCAAAAGGAATATCCAGGTTGGGTTCAACATCAAGTTCCCAGGGGACACCTGTCAGCCCTGCTAGACACTCAAATGTTAAGAAGGTGTCAGGAGTTGGTGGAACAACTTATGAGATTTCAGTGTAA
- the ZDHHC8 gene encoding palmitoyltransferase ZDHHC8 isoform X1, whose translation MPSSTGKRFKPTKYIPVSTAAALLVGSTTLFFVFTCPWLTKAISPAIPVYNGLVFLFVLANFSMATFMDPGVFPRADEDEDKDDDFRAPLYKNVEIKGIQVRMKWCATCHFYRPPRCSHCSVCDNCVEVTDFDHHCPWVNNCIGRRNYRYFFLFLLSLSTHMVGVFTFGLIFVLNHMEKLGAAHTTITMAVMCVAGLFFIPVIGLTGFHIVLVARGRTTNEQVTGKFRGGVNPFTRGCCGNVEHVLCSPLSPRYIVEPKKKQAVSVKPPFLRPDLSERQITVKISDNGIQANLKRSKSKISLEGLEDKNMDVQPPLPPKGDPSKYSELKGQLGTSEEGGLSPKLISPPTPAMYKYRPAFSNTPKVHYHATAEQITMQEGHSQGALIEEDVRSLDYQSEPSLDIPSYRKSSLHKTYQSSPLQIDSFVINSRSLSLKSAGRRGTDKVPLHPIKSEGAASTPYKSIFSPNSLSNRNGSLSYDSLLNPMSPSGRKCIAHSAVSSVGYHSPYLSAKMCHLRGSELQRQPPQSFSPVLGGPAPHQRDPSPVRYDNLSKTIMASIQERKEMEEREKLLHSHPDSVFADSGVYDTPSSYSLQQVSTLSEDPRSMAMRYGSRDNLMAATSFSTRNPMLQSSVSSLSSAMTRAPRTSTTSLQADLANNNVQSHQALQGRVSNGSYKSPGHQVPSSPTGMPRSPSYGGPKAVSFVNTVEITEVQSVGAQRDDMQLKTPHSKINGQPKGISRLGSTSSSQGTPVSPARHSNVKKVSGVGGTTYEISV comes from the exons GTGCCCCTGGTTGACAAAAGCCATCTCCCCAGCCATCCCAGTGTACAATGGGCTCGTGTTCTTGTTTGTACTGGCAAACTTCAGCATGGCAACTTTCATGGACCCTGGAGTTTTCCCACGAG cagatgaagatgaagataaaGACGACGACTTCCGAGCTCCACTTTACAAGAATGTGGAGATTAAAGGAATCCAAGTACGGATGAAATGGTGTGCCACCTGCCACTTCTACCGCCCCCCACGCTGCTCTCACTGCAGCGTCTGTGACAACTGCGTTGAGGTAACA GATTTTGACCATCACTGCCCATGGGTCAACAATTGTATAGGACGGAGGAACTACcgctatttttttctcttcttgttgTCCTTAAGTACACACATGGTTGGAGTGTTCACCTTTGGGCTCATCTTCGTACTAAACCACATGGAAAAGCTGGGAGCAGCTCACACTACCATTAC AATGGCTGTTATGTGTGTGGCTGGGTTATTTTTTATTCCAGTCATTGGTCTCACTGGCTTCCACATTGTTCTAGTGGCCCGAGGGCGCACAACGAATGAACAG GTGACAGGTAAATTCCGTGGGGGAGTGAATCCTTTCACCCGAGGATGCTGTGGAAATGTGGAAcatgtgctctgcagccccttgtCTCCCAG GTACATAGTTGAGCCCAAGAAAAAGCAAGCTGTGAGTGTGAAGCCTCCTTTCCTCAGACCTGATTTATCTGAGCGACAGATCACAGTGAAGATCAGTGACAATGGGATCCAAGCCAACCTCAAGCGGAGCAAG TCTAAAATTAGCCTGGAAGGTCTGGAGGATAAAAATATGGATGTGCAACCACCTCTCCCACCTAAAGGAGATCCAAGCAAGTACTCTGAGCTAAAAGGACAACTGGGGACCAGTGAAG aAGGTGGCCTTTCACCCAAACTCATCAGCCCTCCTACACCTGCCATGTACAAGTATCGACCGGCTTTCAGCAACACTCCCAAAGTCCACTACCATGCTACAGCTGAGCAG ATCACCATGCAGGAGGGACACAGTCAAGGGGCTCTGATAGAAGAGGATGTCAGGAGCCTCGATTACCAGTCCGAACCGAGCTTGGACATCCCCAGCTACCGAAAGAGCTCCCTCCACAAGACCTATCAGTCTTCCCCACTCCAGATAGATTCCTTTGTCATCAATTCACGATCCCTGAGCCTGAAATCTGCTGGCAGAAGAGGGACAGACAAAGTGCCCCTTCATCCAATAAAGTCTGAAGGGGCAGCTTCCACCCCTTACAAAAGCATCTTTTCCCCCAATTCTCTGTCAAACAGAAATGGGAGTCTTTCATATGACAGTTTGTTAAACCCCATGTCTCCCTCGGGGAGGAAGTGCATCGCCCATTCTGCAGTCAGCTCTGTTGGGTACCACTCCCCGTATTTATCAGCCAAAATGTGCCATCTGCGGGGGAGTGAGCTGCAGCGCCAACCACCACAGAGCTTCAGCCCAGTGCTGGGGGGTCCAGCTCCACATCAGCGAGACCCCTCCCCAGTCCGCTATGATAACCTTTCCAAAACCATTATGGCATCCAtccaggagaggaaggagatggaagagagggagaagctCCTGCACTCCCACCCTGATTCAGTGTTTGCAGACTCAGGTGTCTATGACACCCCCAGCTCTTACAGCCTTCAGCAAGTCAGCACGCTGTCTGAAGACCCACGCAGCATGGCGATGAGATACGGATCGAGAGACAATCTGATGGCTGCTACCAGTTTTAGCACAAGGAACCCTATGCTGCAGTCCTCAGTCTCCTCACTCTCAAGTGCAATGACAAGAGCACCAAGGACttccacaacttctctgcaAGCTGATTTAGCCAATAATAATGTCCAGTCTCATCAGGCACTACAGGGCAGGGTGAGCAATGGCTCCTACAAATCCCCAGGCCACCAGGTCCCATCATCCCCCACAGGGATGCCTAGGTCACCCTCTTATGGAGGCCCGAAGGCTGTCTCGTTTGTAAACACTGTGGAAATTACAGAGGTGCAATCAGTGGGAGCACAAAG gGATGACATGCAGTTGAAGACacctcatagtaaaataaatGGACAGCCAAAAGGAATATCCAGGTTGGGTTCAACATCAAGTTCCCAGGGGACACCTGTCAGCCCTGCTAGACACTCAAATGTTAAGAAGGTGTCAGGAGTTGGTGGAACAACTTATGAGATTTCAGTGTAA
- the PGAM5 gene encoding serine/threonine-protein phosphatase PGAM5, mitochondrial isoform X2, with product MSFRRALALAACGLAGGSVLFSAVAVGKQPARSGDAEPRPGGSAAATVSPASAAPPGLLLLPPAAASCPPAPGWIERPASTGGYWDSNWDRREPLALINLKKKNDETGEEELAARLDHCKAKATRHIFLIRHSQYNLDGRADKDRTLTPLGREQAELTGRRLASLGLKFDQIIHSSMTRATETTEIISKYLPGVRKISTDLLREGAPIEPDPPVSHWKPEAVYYEDGARIEAAFRNFIHRADVKQEEDSYEIFVCHANVIRYIVCRALQFPPEGWLRMSLNNGSITHLVIRPNGRVALRALGDTGFMPPDKITRT from the exons ATGTCGTTCCGCCGCGCCTTGGCTCTGGCCGCCTGCGGCTTGGCTGGCGGCTCCGTCCTGTTCTCTGCCGTTGCCGTGGGCAAGCAGCCGGCCCGCAGCGGCGACGCCGAGCCGCGGCCGGGGggctccgccgccgccaccgTTTCCCCTGCGTCCGCCGCGCCGCCCGGGTTGTTGCTGCTGccgcccgccgctgcctccTGCCCGCCGGCCCCCGGATGGATCGAGAGACCCGCCAGTACCGGCGGCTACTGGGACAGCAACTGGGACAG ACGTGAACCACTGGCTCTTATCaacctcaaaaagaaaaatgacgAAACGGGGGAAGAAGAACTGGCGGCACGTTTAGATCACTGCAAAGCCAAAGCCACCAGGCACATCTTCCTCATCCGTCACTCGCAGTACAATTTGGATGGCCGGGCTGACAAGGACCGAACTCTGACCCCACTGG GTCGTGAGCAGGCTGAACTGACTGGACGCAGGCTGGCGAGCTTGGGATTAAAATTTGATCAGATTATCCACTCCTCCATGACTAGAGCAACTGAAACAACTGAAATTATAAGCAAATATCTCCCAG GAGTCAGGAAAATTAGTACTGATCTGCTGAGAGAGGGAGCACCTATAGAACCAGACCCTCCAGTCTCTCACTGGAAGCCAGAAGCCGTG TATTACGAGGACGGAGCGCGAATTGAGGCCGCTTTCCGAAACTTCATACACAGAGCTGATGTGAAGCAGGAAGAGGACAGCTACGAGATCTTTGTCTGCCACGCCAACGTCATCCGCTACATCGTGTGCAG AGCGCTGCAGTTCCCCCCCGAGGGCTGGCTGCGGATGTCCCTCAACAACGGCAGCATCACTCACCTGGTGATCCGCCCCAACGGGCGCGTGGCTCTGCGGGCGCTGGGCGACACCGGCTTCATGCCTCCGGACAAGATCACGCGCACCTGA